GTTTCTCCCCATGATAAACCAGGAAATCCTGAAAAGGGCCCTCTGGATACGGGATCCCCACAGGGGTTACAGCACAGAGGCCCTTTTCAGTATATATCCCCGTGATTAAAAAGCCGTTTAAAAAAGTTAACAATGGCGTTCCAGATTCGCCGAAAAATCCCCGGGTTGCGGAGCTTTCTCAGCCGTTCCAGACCCTTATCGAGCTCTTCTTCGGTAAAGGCTTTGCGATTGATGTTTTCTTCCAGTTCCAGTTCCAGCTTGGTAAGCTCATCCTGGGCATCCACAATAAGGGCGTTAATGGTACGCCATCCCAGTTGCTTCGCCGCTTCCAGTCGTCGATGCCCCGCGATGAGCACGTTCTTTTTATTGATCAATATAGGGTGGAGTA
The sequence above is drawn from the Treponema sp. J25 genome and encodes:
- a CDS encoding ParB N-terminal domain-containing protein is translated as MQVPIDAIIVKKRVRKDLGDLSSLMDSMRRYGLLHPILINKKNVLIAGHRRLEAAKQLGWRTINALIVDAQDELTKLELELEENINRKAFTEEELDKGLERLRKLRNPGIFRRIWNAIVNFFKRLFNHGDIY